The Variovorax paradoxus B4 genome includes a region encoding these proteins:
- a CDS encoding aspartate/glutamate racemase family protein has protein sequence MNDAAPGFLGVLMLDTRFPRPPGDVGNAQTYARAGIPVRFFTVEGASPRRIVEEADPRLVQPFVDAAMRLAAEGASMITTSCGFLAAYQDVLSQAVPVPVLTSSLLQVRHCTHPGIVTFDAQSLTPQILQAAGVPAGTPVMGVRPGCEFHRRILDNDTVLDLAEAQRNVVEAAVRLVQASPSVESIVLECTNMPPYREAVAAAVRREVHDIETLILKAWRGRPS, from the coding sequence ATGAACGACGCTGCGCCTGGCTTTCTCGGTGTGCTGATGCTCGACACGCGCTTTCCGCGGCCGCCGGGCGATGTCGGCAACGCGCAGACCTATGCGCGGGCCGGCATCCCGGTGCGCTTTTTCACGGTGGAAGGTGCATCGCCCAGGCGCATCGTCGAAGAAGCCGATCCGCGCCTGGTCCAGCCTTTCGTCGACGCCGCGATGCGACTGGCCGCGGAAGGCGCGTCGATGATCACCACCAGCTGCGGTTTCCTGGCCGCCTACCAGGACGTGCTCTCGCAGGCAGTTCCGGTACCGGTGCTGACCTCGAGCCTGCTGCAGGTGCGGCACTGCACTCATCCAGGCATCGTCACCTTCGATGCGCAATCGCTGACACCGCAGATCCTGCAGGCTGCCGGCGTGCCCGCGGGAACACCTGTCATGGGCGTGCGCCCGGGCTGCGAGTTCCATCGCCGCATCCTGGACAACGACACCGTGCTCGATCTTGCCGAGGCGCAGCGCAATGTTGTCGAAGCGGCGGTGCGCCTGGTGCAAGCCTCCCCTTCCGTCGAGAGCATCGTGCTCGAATGCACGAACATGCCGCCGTACCGCGAGGCCGTGGCCGCGGCTGTCCGACGCGAAGTGCACGACATCGAGACGCTGATCCTGAAGGCCTGGCGCGGCAGGCCCTCATGA
- a CDS encoding Lrp/AsnC family transcriptional regulator, translating into MDGRLDDLDRHLLSLLQANAREPAANLARKLKIARTTVVARIARLEREGVVAGYGVRLGHKLEHAAVRAICGLSVNAKNAPAVIRALERVPEVEELSAVSGQFDYMVFLRCDTPEKLDVLLDQLGQLEGINQTQTSIVLSRKIDRRSALPSVS; encoded by the coding sequence ATGGATGGAAGACTTGACGACCTCGACCGCCACCTGCTGAGCCTGCTCCAGGCCAACGCCAGGGAGCCCGCCGCCAACCTGGCGCGAAAGCTCAAGATCGCGCGCACCACCGTGGTCGCGCGCATCGCCCGGCTCGAGCGCGAAGGCGTCGTGGCGGGCTACGGCGTGCGCCTGGGCCACAAGCTCGAGCATGCGGCCGTTCGCGCGATCTGCGGGCTCAGCGTCAATGCGAAGAACGCGCCCGCGGTGATCCGGGCGCTCGAGCGCGTGCCCGAAGTGGAAGAGCTCTCGGCCGTGAGCGGCCAGTTCGACTACATGGTCTTCCTGCGCTGCGACACACCGGAAAAGCTCGATGTCCTGCTGGACCAGCTTGGCCAGTTGGAGGGCATCAACCAGACGCAGACCTCCATCGTCCTGAGCCGGAAGATCGACCGCCGCAGCGCCCTTCCCTCGGTCTCCTGA